The following coding sequences lie in one Sorghum bicolor cultivar BTx623 chromosome 6, Sorghum_bicolor_NCBIv3, whole genome shotgun sequence genomic window:
- the LOC8073404 gene encoding LOW QUALITY PROTEIN: 7-deoxyloganetin glucosyltransferase (The sequence of the model RefSeq protein was modified relative to this genomic sequence to represent the inferred CDS: deleted 1 base in 1 codon), with protein sequence MGSIGADDADRRPHAVCVPFPAQGHVTPMLKLAKILHGRGFHITFVNTEFNHRRLLRSRGAGALDGLPDFRFAAIPEGLPPSDVDATQDVPSLCRATMENCLPHFTSLLAELNSSPDVPPVTCVVGDDVMSFTLEAARDIAVPCALFWTASVCGYMGYRYYRDLMEKGIFPLKDAEQLTNGFLDTPAADWAPGMSKHFRLKDFPSFMRSTDPDEFMFHFALKVTEQIAGADAVVLNTFDELEQEALDAMRAMIPPSASIHTIGPLAFLAEEIVAPGGPTDALGPTSNLWKDDVSCFDWLHGRAPRSVVYVNYGSITVMSNEELVEFAWGLANSGHDFLWIIRPDLVNGDAAVLPPEFLETIRGRGHLASWCPQEAVLRHEAVGVFLTHSGWNSTMESLCAGVPMLCWPFFAEQQTNCRYKCVEWGVAMEIGHDVRREVVEEKIREVMGGEKGKQMHRRAVEWQETGLRATRSGGRSYANLDKLVADVLLSGGGDKSS encoded by the exons ACGCCGATCGCCGGCCGCACGCCGTGTGCGTGCCGTTCCCAGCGCAGGGCCACGTCACGCCGATGCTGAAGCTGGCCAAGATCCTCCACGGCCGGGGCTTCCACATCACCTTCGTCAACACGGAGTTCAACCACCGCCGCCTGCTCCGCTCCCGCGGCGCCGGCGCGCTCGACGGCCTCCCGGACTTCCGCTTCGCCGCCATCCCGGAGGGTCTGCCCCCGTCCGACGTCGACGCCACCCAGGACGTGCCGTCGCTCTGCCGCGCCACCATGGAGAACTGCCTCCCGCATTTCACGagcctcctcgccgagctcaaCTCCTCCCCGGACGTGCCGCCGGTCACTTGCGTCGTCGGCGACGACGTCatgagcttcaccctggaagcaGCCAGAGACATCGCCGTGCCGTGCGCCCTCTTCTGGACGGCCAGCGTCTGCGGCTACATGGGCTACCGCTATTACCGCGACCTCATGGAGAAGGGCATCTTCCCGCTCAAAG ACGCCGAGCAGCTGACGAACGGGTTCTTGGACACGCCGGCGGCGGACTGGGCGCCGGGGATGAGCAAGCACTTCCGGCTCAAGGACTTCCCAAGCTTCATGCGCTCGACGGACCCCGACGAGTTCATGTTCCACTTCGCCCTGAAGGTGACGGAGCAGATAGCCGGCGCGGACGCCGTTGTCCTCAACACCTTCGACGAGCTCGAGCAGGAGGCGCTGGACGCCATGCGCGCCATGATCCCGCCGTCCGCGTCCATCCACACCATTGGCCCGCTCGCCTTCCTCGCCGAGGAGATAGTGGCACCGGGAGGCCCGACCGACGCGCTAGGC CCAACGTCCAACCTCTGGAAGGACGACGTCTCCTGCTTCGACTGGCTCCACGGCAGGGCGCCCAGGTCGGTGGTGTACGTGAACTACGGCAGCATCACGGTGATGAGCAACGAGGAGCTGGTGGAATTCGCGTGGGGCCTGGCCAACAGCGGCCACGACTTCCTGTGGATCATCCGGCCGGACCTCGTCAACGGCGACGCCGCCGTGCTGCCGCCGGAGTTCCTGGAGACCATCAGGGGCCGCGGACACCTGGCGAGCTGGTGTCCGCAGGAGGCGGTGCTGAGGCACGAGGCGGTGGGCGTGTTCCTGACGCACTCCGGGTGGAACTCGACCATGGAGAGCCTGTGCGCCGGGGTGCCCATGCTGTGCTGGCCTTTCTTCGCGGAGCAGCAGACCAACTGCCGGTACAAGTGCGTGGAGTGGGGCGTGGCCATGGAGATCGGCCACGACGTCCGGCGTGAGGTGGTGGAGGAGAAGATCAGAGAGGTGATGGGTGGGGAGAAAGGAAAGCAGATGCACCGCCGTGCGGTGGAGTGGCAGGAGACTGGTCTCCGCGCGACAAGGTCCGGAGGGCGCTCATACGCCAACCTCGACAAGCTGGTCGCCGACGTGCTCCTCTCGGGTGGCGGCGACAAGAGTTCCTGA